The following proteins come from a genomic window of Malus sylvestris chromosome 4, drMalSylv7.2, whole genome shotgun sequence:
- the LOC126619741 gene encoding pentatricopeptide repeat-containing protein At3g54980, mitochondrial-like translates to MKPLNSSPLPPLRRLPFLNPKFLSSKPHSESPPFSENPNPSSGFPEEIAPKSDFPEKPTLEIEFHENPVASDTNQGEFAAPISQDSELTQTSVISTLLSHKSKPYSAIKYFKWAERERGLVRGVDAVCVLLHILMGSPNTHERAKMLLNQYVSGDSGPVPGVFVDHLVDCAKRFDFELESQVFGYLLNSYVRANRIECAIDCFNRMLEHEMYPCVTYVNILLTELVRRNMIGEAREVYHKMALRGFGGDRVTLHVMMRGCLKQGKPDEAEEYFREARARGVELDAASYSVAIEAFCKKPNSCLALELLNEMREMGWVPSMVTFSSVIAACVKQRNMVEATRIKDGMVSCGNPINLVVATSLMKGYCVQGNLESALALFNTIIEDGLTPNRVTYAILIEYCCKNGNMEKAYELYKQMKHMNILPDVFIVNYLIRGFLKYRSFEDASKFFDEAVDCGVANVFSYNNILSWLCGKGKVSEACSLWDKMMSKGVVPNVVSYNSKIHGYCRIGNMEHAHDVFVEMLKRDLKPNDVTYSILINGYFKNSDVERAFDVFDDMVAAKISPTGFTVGIVIDGLCRAGRTSEASEMLKKIVARGFVPGCISYNSIIDGYIKEGDINSALAVYREMCEGEVSPNVVTYTSIINGFCKSNQIDMALKMWNEMKNKGIEVDVTAYSALIDGFCKRRDMRTAHELFSELLEVGLSPNVVVYSSMISGFRNLNNMEAALDMHNKMIRDGIPCDLKAYTTLIDGLLREGELQSATDLYSEMLQKGIIPDTNTYTVLINALRNKGQLESARKNLEDMDRRGMTPSVHFYNTLIAGNFKEGNLQEAFRLHDEMLDKGLVPDDNTYDTLVNGKFQGTRI, encoded by the coding sequence atGAAGcccctcaattcctcaccacTTCCTCCACTACGTCGCCTTCCTTTCTTAAACCCTAAATTCCTCTCCTCCAAACCCCATTCAGAATCGCCACCATTTTCCGAGAATCCCAATCCGAGCTCAGGTTTTCCAGAGGAAATCGCTCCAAAATCTGATTTTCCCGAGAAACCCACTTTAGAAATCGAATTTCACGAAAATCCAGTTGCATCAGACACCAATCAGGGCGAGTTCGCCGCCCCAATTTCACAAGACTCCGAATTAACACAAACCAGTGTGATTAGCACTCTTCTTAGCCACAAAAGTAAGCCATATTCGGCAATTAAATACTTCAAATGGGCTGAGAGGGAGCGAGGCCTTGTCAGAGGTGTCGATGCTGTCTGTGTGTTGCTTCACATTTTGATGGGCTCTCCGAATACTCACGAGCGTGCTAAGATGTTGCTTAACCAGTACGTTTCCGGTGATTCGGGCCCGGTTCCAGGAGTATTTGTCGATCACTTGGTGGACTGCGCCAAAAGGTTTGATTTTGAACTAGAATCTCAGGTTTTTGGCTATTTATTGAACAGTTATGTTAGAGCCAATCGAATCGAATGTGCGATTGATTGCTTTAATAGAATGCTAGAGCATGAGATGTATCCTTGTGTTACGTATGTGAATATTCTTTTAACAGAATTGGTTAGGAGAAATATGATTGGGGAAGCACGAGAGGTGTATCATAAAATGGCTTTGAGAGGATTTGGAGGTGATCGTGTCACTCTACACGTGATGATGCGTGGTTGTTTGAAGCAGGGGAAGCCGGATGAGGCAGAGGAGTACTTTAGAGAGGCGAGGGCAAGAGGGGTAGAACTTGATGCAGCATCCTATAGTGTTGCTATTGAGGCTTTTTGTAAGAAGCCCAATTCGTGTTTGGCTCTGGAGTTGTTGAATGAAATGAGAGAAATGGGTTGGGTTCCTTCCATGGTCACATTTAGTAGTGTCATCGCAGCTTGTGTGAAGCAGAGGAATATGGTTGAAGCCACGAGGATTAAGGATGGAATGGTAAGTTGTGGGAACCCAATTAATTTGGTTGTTGCTACAAGCTTGATGAAGGGTTATTGTGTGCAAGGGAATTTGGAGAGTGCTTTGGCTTTGTTCAATACAATTATAGAGGATGGACTTACTCCAAACAGGGTTACATATGCAATTCTTATAGAATACTGCTGTAAGAATGGGAACATGGAAAAGGCGTATGAGCTTTACAAGCAAATGAAACACATGAATATTTTGCCTGATGTCTTCATTGTAAATTATTTGATACGAGGATTTTTGAAATATCGGTCATTTGAAGATGCTTCTAAGTTTTTTGATGAGGCCGTTGATTGTGGTGTTGCTAATGTTTTCTCGTATAATAATATCTTATCATGGCTTTGTGGGAAGGGTAAAGTAAGTGAAGCTTGTAGTTTATGGGATAAAATGATGTCTAAAGGTGTGGTACCTAATGTTGTATCCTACAATAGCAAGATACATGGGTATTGCAGAATAGGGAATATGGAGCATGCGCATGATGTATTCGTGGAGATGCTTAAAAGGGATTtgaaaccaaatgatgtgactTATTCTATCTTGATAAATGGCTACTTCAAGAACAGTGATGTAGAGCGTGCCTTTGATGTCTTTGATGATATGGTGGCTGCCAAGATTTCTCCCACAGGCTTCACAGTTGGCATTGTCATTGATGGCTTGTGCAGAGCTGGTCGTACGTCTGAGGCAAGTGAGATGCTAAAGAAAATTGTTGCAAGGGGTTTTGTTCCTGGATGTATTAGTTACAATAGCATTATCGATGGGTATATCAAGGAGGGTGACATTAATTCTGCACTGGCTGTGTACAGAGAAATGTGTGAAGGTGAAGTCTCCCCCAACGTTGTCACTTACACCAGCATTATTAATGGGTTTTGCAAAAGCAATCAAATTGATATGGCTTTGAAAATGTGGAATGAGATGAAAAACAAGGGCATCGAAGTGGATGTTACTGCATATTCTGCTCTCATTGATGGGTTTTGCAAAAGACGAGACATGAGAACTGCCCATGAACTTTTCTCAGAACTCCTTGAAGTTGGTTTATCTCCAAATGTAGTTGTTTACAGTAGCATGATATCTGGCTTCCGGAATTTAAATAACATGGAAGCAGCTCTTGACATGCACAACAAGATGATTAGAGACGGTATTCCTTGTGATTTGAAAGCATACACTACATTAATCGATGGATTGCTAAGAGAAGGTGAGTTACAATCTGCTACAGATCTCTACTCAGAGATGCTTCAGAAGGGAATTATACCTGATACAAACACATATACGGTTCTGATAAATGCCCTTCGTAACAAAGGACAGCTAGAGAGTGCACGCAAGAACTTGGAAGACATGGATAGGCGGGGTATGACTCCTAGTGTTCATTTTTATAATACTCTGATTGCTGGAAACTTCAAGGAGGGTAATTTGCAAGAGGCTTTTAGGTTGCATGATGAAATGCTTGACAAAGGCCTTGTACCAGATGACAATACATATGATACTCTTGTAAATGGGAAGTTCCAAGGTACAAggatttga
- the LOC126619742 gene encoding protein yippee-like, with product MGRLFVTTLEENMYSCKHCRTHLGLVDDVISKSFHCRHGKAYLFDKVVNVTLGEQEERIMITGLHTVADIFCVSCGSNVGWKYEAAHEKSQKYKEGKFILERFQILGPDGSNYSIALEAQIGGSDVDD from the exons ATGGGAAGGCTGTTTGTGACCACTCTTGAGGAAAACATGTATAGCTGCAAGCACTGCAGAACCCATCTCGGTCTTGTGGACGACGTAATCTCTAAG TCTTTTCACTGCAGGCATGGAAAGGCTTATCTTTTCGATAAAGT TGTAAATGTCACACTTGGAGAGCAAGAAGAGCGGATCATGATAACAGGATTGCATACTGTAGCTGACATATTTTGTGTTTCATGTGGCTCAAATGTGGGGTGGAAATAT GAGGCTGCACATGAGAAATCCCAGAAGTACAAGGAAGGAAAGTTTATCCTTGAGAG ATTTCAGATTCTCGGTCCTGATGGAAGCAACTACTCGATTGCTCTCGAAGCTCAGATTGGTGGAAGCGATGTTGATGACTGA
- the LOC126617721 gene encoding uncharacterized protein LOC126617721, whose protein sequence is MGTRSGLWNFGNKFFTCGIIGLYVSDRFASVAPVRGSSMSPTLNPGTTSLMGLPIDDYVLVEKRCLQSYKFSHGDVVVFRSPSNHKECHIKRITALPGEWIGTRRSYDVVKIPEGHCWVEGDNSSSSLDSKSFGPIPLGLVQGRVTHIVWPPQRMGAVERITPQDTISSS, encoded by the exons ATGGGAACTCGGAGTGGTTTGTGGAATTTCGGCAACAAGTTTTTCACATGTGGGATCATAGGCTTATATGTTTCAGACCGATTTGCGAGTGTTGCTCCGGTGCGCGGTTCCTCTATGTCGCCTACGTTAAACCCTGGAACTACTTCTTTGATGGGCTTGCCAATTG ATGACTATGTTTTGGTGGAAAAACGGTGtcttcaaagctacaagttttcaCATGGTGACGTGGTAGTTTTCCG CTCCCCAAGTAACCACAAGGAGTGTCACATAAAGAGAATAACTGCCTTACCTGGTGAGTGGATTGGAACGCGTCGTTCCTATGACGTGGTGAAAATTCCAGAAGGACATTGTTGGGTTGAGGGAGACAATTCATCTTCTAGCTTGGATTCAAAGTCGTTTGGACCA ATTCCTCTGGGTTTAGTTCAAGGAAGGGTTACCCACATTGTGTGGCCTCCTCAGAGAATGGGTGCTGTTGAGAGAATAACACCGCAAGACACGATTTCATCGTCATAG
- the LOC126619464 gene encoding chlorophyll a-b binding protein CP29.1, chloroplastic, translating to MATTAAAAAAASSFIGTRLPTDAYSNSGRVQARFGFGTKKPKKTKPTFTTDRPLWYPGAKAPEWLDGSLVGDYGFDPFGLGKPAEYLQYDYDGLDQNLAKNLAGDIIGTRTETADVQSTPFQPYSEVFGLQRFRECELIHGRWAMLATLGALTVESVTGITWQDAGKVELIEGSSYLGQPLPFSLTTLIWIEVLVIGYIEFQRNAELDPEKRLYPGGKFFDPLGLAADPEKKATLQLAEIKHARLAMVAFLGFAVQAAVTGKGPLNNWATHLSDPLHTTIIDAFSS from the exons ATGGCAACAACCGCAGCTGCTGCCGCCGCTGCATCCTCATTCATCGGGACACGCCTTCCGACCGACGCCTACTCGAACTCGGGACGGGTCCAGGCCCGTTTCGGATTCGGCACCAAAAAgcccaagaaaacaaaacccacTTTCACAACAGACCGCCCGCTCTGGTACCCGGGCGCCAAGGCTCCTGAATGGCTGGACGGGAGCTTGGTGGGCGACTACGGGTTCGACCCGTTCGGTTTGGGCAAACCCGCGGAGTATTTGCAGTACGACTACGACGGGTTGGACCAGAATTTGGCCAAGAACTTGGCGGGTGACATTATTGGGACCCGAACCGAAACCGCGGACGTCCAGTCGACGCCGTTTCAGCCTTACTCGGAGGTGTTTGGGCTGCAGAGGTTTAGGGAGTGCGAGCTGATTCATGGAAGGTGGGCCATGCTCGCCACGCTCGGTGCTCTCACTGTCGAGTCCGTCACCGGGATCACATGGCAAGACGCCGGAAAG GTGGAGCTCATCGAAGGGTCGTCCTACTTGGGTCAACCACTCCCTTTCTCACTAACCACGTTGATCTGGATCGAAGTTCTAGTGATTGGCTACATCGAGTTCCAGAGGAACGCCGAGCTCGACCCGGAAAAGAGGTTGTACCCGGGTGGCAAGTTCTTCGACCCGTTGGGCCTTGCTGCTGACCCGGAAAAGAAGGCCACTCTTCAGCTGGCCGAAATCAAGCACGCCCGCCTCGCCATGGTTGCGTTTCTGGGGTTTGCCGTGCAAGCCGCCGTCACCGGGAAGGGACCACTTAACAACTGGGCTACCCATTTGAGTGACCCGCTCCACACCACCATTATTGACGCCTTCTCTTCTTAG